The DNA window CACCACAAAGCAGGCGACCGAGAGCAGCAGCACCGCCTTGAGCAAGGTGCTGACGCTGTTGATCGGCGAAGGCGTGGAGGAGTAGAGCACGCAGCTGATGGCGGTGAGCGTCAGTGCCGCGCTGCCGGCGTCCCACTGCGTGTTGATCCAGTAGGCGCAGCCGATCACGATGCATAAAAAGGTGCGCAGGCCGTTATAAGCGGCTTCGTAGCTGTCGGTATGGCGCGCCAGCGAGGTGACACGCGGCGGCTGGAGATCGCTGACCGCCGTGGCGTTTTCCAATCGCAGCAGCCAGCGGTTGCAGCGCAGGTAAAGCCAGCAGAAATCGCGCAGCCGCAGCCAGAAGGCGCGATGGCGGTAGTCCGCAGCATCTTGCGGCGCGATCTGCTGGAGCAGGCGCGCCAAACGGTATTTATCGGTGGCGGGATCGCGCAGCTCGTCCAGCAGTTGTGTCAGCACCGGCATCAGATTGGCGGGGCGATCCGGCCAGTTCAGCAGCATGCGGCGCAGGCTGGAAATGACGCTGGTAATGCGCAGCTGCTGGTGCAGCAGGTAGTTGAGCAGGTTGTTTTGCCGCCGCAGCCGGTAGTGGCTCCAGAATGCCTGAATGCGTAGCAGGTTCATGGTCAGGATCTGGCCGATGACCCCCTCGTGCGAGGTGCGCATCTGCGCGGTGATCTCCGGCTGCCACAGCATGGCGGCGTGCTCCAGCAGGCGTAGCTGCATACGCCGCAGCGAGGTCAGCAGGGCTTCGCCGTCCGAGGTGCTGGGCAGAATCATCATCATCAATCCGCCGCACAGAATGCCGGTGATCACTTCGCAAACCCGCGCCTGCGCGATGTCGAAGATCTGCTGGGTATCGGTGACGTTGACCGTGCCGAAGGCGATGATGGCGGCGGTATAGCCCGCCAGCGCGAACGCGTAAGAGACGTTGTTTTGGTAATGGTTGGAGATATAGGTACACAGCCCGATCCAGGCGGCGATGAACAGCGTAAACAGCCAGGGATCGTTCAGGCAGTGGCCGGCGATTGCCACCGACGCGGCGGCACCCATCAGGCTGCCGAAGATGCGGCCGATGCTTTTGCTGATCACGCCGCCGATGGTGGGGAAGCTCACCACCGCCGCGGAGGTGAGCGCCCAATAGGGTTCGTCGAGCTCGAGCACGAACGCCACCCACAGCGCGAGACACATCGCCAGCGAGTTGCGCAGCGCATAGCGCCATTGGCCGCCGGTCGCCTTACCCCAGGGGGTGCGGCTCCACTCCAGAAAAGGCAGGTTCACACTTTAGTTCCGCTGATGAATCGAAATGGTGCAGGTGGTGCCGGCGACCAGCGTCAAATCGGCGGGCACGTTGAGCAATTTTATCCGTACCGGCACGCGCTGAGCCAAACGCACCCAGGGAACATTAGGCTTAACGTCCATTAATAGATCGTTGCTGCTGTCGACGCTCTGATCGTAAATGGCGCGGCCGATGCTCTCTACTTCCCCTTGCAGCGGCGTGTTGCCGTTATATAAAACGATGTCCGCTTTATTGCCTTCTTTTATATGCTTCAGCTTGGTTTCTTCGAAATAACCGAGCACATAAAACGAATGCACATCCACCAACGCCACCAGGGGCGTACCGGCGTTGGCGTAGTTTCCGACTCGCGCTTGCAGGTTGGTGATATAACCGTCGGTTGGCGCATAAATTTTGGTTTTGCTCAAATTCCATTTGGCCTGTTCCAGGTTGGCCTGGGCGGCTTTATAGGCGGCCTTCATTGCCTGAGCGGCTAAATTCGACGCGTCCAAATCTTCAGCGGAAATAACGTTACGCGGCAAACCTCGACGGCGGGCGGCCTCGTGGTCCGCTTTGGCCAGATCGGATTGCGCTTTTGCCACTGCGGCCTCGGCATTGTCCAGCGCAATCTGGTAGGGCACCGGGTCGAGGGTAAAAATCAGACTTCCCGCAGGTACGAACTGATTGTCATTCGCGCTTATTTTCTCTAATCTTCCAGAGACTTCAGGGGTGATATTGACGAGTTCGGCGCGCACTTTTCCATCACGGGTCCATGGGGATTGCATATAATAATTCCAGAGCCACCAACCGGCGCAGACGGCAATGGCGCAGACGATCACCGTAGAGAAGTATTTTAATGTTTTACGCTGCATGGGTTACCAACTCGCTAAAATCCATAAGGAACCGCTGACGGTCAGAACGAAAATGGACAGGTCCATCAACATGGGATGCCAGATTTCACCGGAATACATCCAGTCCCTCAGCACCTGATGAATCAGCAGCCATAAGACCAGTCCTAGTAAAAAAGCTTTAAATATAGGTGGAAAATAAAGCGATGCCCCCAGGACCAAATCGGGCAAGGGGGATGAGGTGTGTAACCATGATGTATTCACATTAACAATCCCTAAGGGTGAATATGTTGAATATTTGCATAACGATTAAACAATAGCGGCTAAAAATAGTGGCTATTTCCACAATATACATTATATACATTTGTGTTTTTAATGTGAGTTACCCAAAATAGTCTAAACTCTGGGAGGTAATGTTAGCATGCTAATTATAAGGAGGGGGAAGTGGAGTCAACATTAGGTTCAGATTTAGCACGATTAGTTCGTGTTTGGCGCGCGCTCATCGATCATCGGCTCAAGCCGTTGGAGCTGACCCAAACGCACTGGGTCACTTTGCACAATATCAATCGTTTGCCGCCGGAGCAGTCGCAAATCCAGCTGGCCAAAGCGATCGGTATCGAGCAGCCGTCACTGGTTCGTACGCTGGACCAACTGGAGGAGAAAGGGCTGATCACGCGCCACACCTGTGCCAACGATCGCCGCGCGAAGCGCATCAAGCTGACCGACGCGGCCGATCCGATCATCAGGGAAGTGGACAGTGTGATCACGTCTACACGCAGTGAGATTTTAAGCGGCATTACCGCCGATGAAGTGCATCTGTTGGTAGGGCTGATTGGCAAGTTAGAACAAAATATCACCGAACTGCAGAACAAATAATAATATTCTTATTTTTCTACGATTACAGTTTCACAGCATCAGAAATAAAACCGGAGGCGATTGCCTCCGGTTTGCCGTTTGTCGCCGACTGACTTACAGCGGAGAGACGGTGATGGTGTCGCCCATGCGCGCCATGCGCACGCGCTGGCCTGGGCTGAACTTGGTGTCGCCCGCTTTCTGTACCACCACGATGTTCTCTTTCTGGTCGGTTTTGATCTCCAGCTCGTAGCCGGAGGTACGGCCAGCTACTTCACCGATGCTGTTGCCCGCCGCGCCGCCGGCGATAGCGCCCGCCGCGGTAGCCAGCGTACGGCCGGTGCCGCCGCCAACGGTGTTGCCCAACAGCCCGCCAATCACCGCGCCGCCGATCATCCCCATGGCGTTGGAGCCTTCGCCGCCCTGAATTTTAACCGGACGCACGGAAACCAGCGTCCCGTAGGTGACGGT is part of the Serratia marcescens genome and encodes:
- a CDS encoding FUSC family protein; translation: MNLPFLEWSRTPWGKATGGQWRYALRNSLAMCLALWVAFVLELDEPYWALTSAAVVSFPTIGGVISKSIGRIFGSLMGAAASVAIAGHCLNDPWLFTLFIAAWIGLCTYISNHYQNNVSYAFALAGYTAAIIAFGTVNVTDTQQIFDIAQARVCEVITGILCGGLMMMILPSTSDGEALLTSLRRMQLRLLEHAAMLWQPEITAQMRTSHEGVIGQILTMNLLRIQAFWSHYRLRRQNNLLNYLLHQQLRITSVISSLRRMLLNWPDRPANLMPVLTQLLDELRDPATDKYRLARLLQQIAPQDAADYRHRAFWLRLRDFCWLYLRCNRWLLRLENATAVSDLQPPRVTSLARHTDSYEAAYNGLRTFLCIVIGCAYWINTQWDAGSAALTLTAISCVLYSSTPSPINSVSTLLKAVLLLSVACFVVKFGLMIQIDDFWVFCAFLFPILVTMQMLKLQNPPYAALWGQLIVFMGSFLTVSNPPSYDYQSFINDNIGKIVGVLLAGLAFQILRPSSDKRKSRRIIRALRRDFIDQLSKRPQQSESQFESLIYHRISQLNQSQDQEARTWLLRWGVVLLNCSHIVWQLRDWQTRSDPLSAVRDVCIHCLRGIMTEKGVQHSSLDATLQELLRMSNALAHHPEQAARDLAGLIWRLYCSLQQLQQAMGQPAAVPAVSGG
- a CDS encoding efflux RND transporter periplasmic adaptor subunit, with amino-acid sequence MQRKTLKYFSTVIVCAIAVCAGWWLWNYYMQSPWTRDGKVRAELVNITPEVSGRLEKISANDNQFVPAGSLIFTLDPVPYQIALDNAEAAVAKAQSDLAKADHEAARRRGLPRNVISAEDLDASNLAAQAMKAAYKAAQANLEQAKWNLSKTKIYAPTDGYITNLQARVGNYANAGTPLVALVDVHSFYVLGYFEETKLKHIKEGNKADIVLYNGNTPLQGEVESIGRAIYDQSVDSSNDLLMDVKPNVPWVRLAQRVPVRIKLLNVPADLTLVAGTTCTISIHQRN
- a CDS encoding DUF1656 domain-containing protein is translated as MNTSWLHTSSPLPDLVLGASLYFPPIFKAFLLGLVLWLLIHQVLRDWMYSGEIWHPMLMDLSIFVLTVSGSLWILASW
- the slyA gene encoding transcriptional regulator SlyA yields the protein MESTLGSDLARLVRVWRALIDHRLKPLELTQTHWVTLHNINRLPPEQSQIQLAKAIGIEQPSLVRTLDQLEEKGLITRHTCANDRRAKRIKLTDAADPIIREVDSVITSTRSEILSGITADEVHLLVGLIGKLEQNITELQNK
- a CDS encoding glycine zipper 2TM domain-containing protein, which encodes MIKRLLVVAVAAVTLAGCANESMSGDVYSSSQAKQVQTVTYGTLVSVRPVKIQGGEGSNAMGMIGGAVIGGLLGNTVGGGTGRTLATAAGAIAGGAAGNSIGEVAGRTSGYELEIKTDQKENIVVVQKAGDTKFSPGQRVRMARMGDTITVSPL